From Pelosinus fermentans DSM 17108, the proteins below share one genomic window:
- a CDS encoding flavoprotein: MDNEEMVQLVTKEILRQLQQNPVITQGQSLPSQHKALIIFTGGTIGFEQGLAEIKKLQGLCFAVTAVLSASAEQILGIERVTEALGSHIDIVTAHSPYPGKILREADIVIIPVLTQNTAAKVAHTLSDTMVSTLILQGLMMGKPVVAACNAADPLDSWRAQYTMGNSSPGLIKALQGNLQKLADFGMELVPVDSIAKVSQKRLCQKEQMAVNHTAEPAVGKPAHKKAVLDAAAIQTAAQNGTKSITVPKGTILTPLARDVARECGVELVQG; this comes from the coding sequence ATGGATAATGAAGAAATGGTGCAGCTTGTTACAAAGGAAATTCTGCGTCAATTGCAACAAAATCCTGTTATTACCCAGGGACAATCCCTTCCATCTCAACATAAGGCTTTAATTATTTTCACTGGTGGAACCATTGGATTTGAACAAGGTTTAGCCGAAATTAAAAAATTACAGGGCCTTTGTTTTGCGGTAACAGCAGTTTTATCTGCATCTGCTGAACAAATCTTGGGAATTGAAAGAGTAACAGAGGCACTGGGCAGTCACATTGACATTGTTACTGCCCATTCGCCGTATCCAGGAAAGATATTGCGGGAAGCCGATATTGTGATCATTCCTGTACTTACTCAAAATACAGCAGCAAAGGTAGCCCATACCTTATCCGATACCATGGTTTCAACGCTGATTCTGCAAGGATTAATGATGGGAAAACCGGTAGTTGCAGCATGTAATGCTGCCGATCCTTTGGACAGCTGGCGGGCACAATATACTATGGGCAACTCATCCCCAGGTCTTATAAAAGCCTTGCAGGGAAATCTGCAGAAATTAGCAGACTTTGGTATGGAACTCGTTCCTGTGGACAGCATCGCAAAAGTCAGTCAAAAACGATTATGCCAAAAAGAGCAGATGGCAGTGAATCATACAGCGGAGCCGGCAGTAGGTAAGCCAGCTCATAAAAAGGCAGTGCTGGATGCAGCCGCAATACAGACTGCTGCCCAAAATGGTACGAAGAGTATCACGGTTCCCAAAGGGACCATTCTAACACCACTGGCTAGGGATGTCGCCCGAGAATGTGGTGTAGAACTTGTGCAGGGGTAA
- the pduL gene encoding phosphate propanoyltransferase yields MIVEKNILDEVVKQVMQALEKTTSQEPRSMDIPVGVSNRHIHLSAEHIEILFGAGHTLTRQKDLKQVGEFAAAETVTMVGPKGVIRGVRVLGPVRKTTQAEISRTDGFSLGVVPPLRDSGDIEQSASITIVGTQGSVTLSEGLICATRHIHMHTDDARHFGVSDGERVWVETSGTRSTILKNVLVRVKPDFCLEFHIDTDEANATGLKSGDVVTLARCREV; encoded by the coding sequence GTGATAGTGGAAAAAAATATATTGGATGAAGTTGTAAAACAAGTCATGCAGGCTCTGGAGAAGACTACCTCACAAGAGCCAAGAAGTATGGACATTCCTGTGGGAGTATCGAACCGTCACATCCACCTCTCTGCTGAGCATATTGAAATATTGTTTGGTGCTGGTCATACCTTAACGCGGCAAAAAGATCTAAAACAAGTGGGTGAATTTGCTGCAGCGGAAACGGTCACTATGGTGGGACCAAAAGGTGTCATTCGAGGTGTACGGGTTTTAGGACCTGTGCGCAAAACAACACAAGCTGAAATATCCCGAACTGACGGATTTAGTCTTGGTGTTGTGCCGCCTTTACGTGATTCAGGTGATATTGAACAATCAGCAAGTATAACGATTGTTGGTACTCAGGGTTCAGTTACTTTATCAGAAGGTTTGATCTGTGCAACCAGACATATTCACATGCATACAGATGATGCTCGGCATTTTGGTGTTTCAGATGGAGAGCGTGTATGGGTCGAGACTAGTGGAACTAGATCGACAATATTAAAGAATGTGCTAGTGCGTGTAAAGCCTGATTTTTGCTTGGAATTTCATATTGATACGGATGAGGCAAACGCCACTGGTCTAAAAAGTGGTGACGTGGTAACCTTAGCTCGATGCCGGGAGGTGTAA
- the eutM gene encoding ethanolamine utilization microcompartment protein EutM encodes MRGEALGMVETKGLVGAIEAADAMVKAANVILVGYEKIGSGLVTVLVRGDVGAVKAATDTGAAAAQRVGELISVHVIPRPHTDIEKILPKIDESL; translated from the coding sequence ATGCGCGGAGAAGCTTTAGGAATGGTAGAAACAAAAGGTTTAGTAGGTGCAATAGAAGCTGCAGATGCAATGGTTAAGGCGGCTAATGTAATATTAGTGGGTTATGAAAAAATTGGATCTGGTTTGGTGACTGTTTTAGTACGTGGTGATGTAGGAGCAGTAAAAGCAGCTACTGATACAGGAGCTGCAGCAGCTCAACGAGTGGGTGAACTGATTTCAGTTCATGTCATTCCACGTCCTCATACCGATATTGAGAAAATTCTTCCTAAAATTGACGAATCTTTATAA
- a CDS encoding BMC domain-containing protein: MVQNALGLIEIVGLAAALEAADAALKAANVQLIGYEMTKGGGMVVIKLTGNVGAVSAAVQAGKAAGSKVNKVFATHIIPRPHETLSGIVTTKDTVGFKEKKNSVVEKEKSEEIQKDKEIVAVDELQLEVQEEIEAAEKKKIAPSEQLPVAEQPKKVSGYCNICGDPACPRVKGDPKITCIHYDRNNKEAE, from the coding sequence ATGGTCCAAAACGCTTTAGGTCTCATTGAAATCGTTGGGTTAGCTGCAGCATTGGAAGCCGCTGATGCGGCACTGAAAGCAGCCAATGTACAGTTAATTGGTTATGAGATGACAAAAGGTGGCGGAATGGTAGTTATTAAATTGACTGGCAACGTTGGTGCAGTTTCAGCTGCTGTTCAAGCTGGTAAAGCAGCTGGCAGTAAGGTCAATAAGGTATTTGCTACTCATATTATACCTAGACCCCATGAAACGTTGTCCGGCATTGTAACAACCAAGGATACAGTGGGATTCAAAGAAAAAAAGAATTCGGTCGTTGAAAAAGAAAAATCTGAAGAAATTCAGAAGGATAAAGAAATTGTTGCAGTAGATGAACTGCAGTTAGAAGTACAAGAGGAAATCGAAGCAGCAGAAAAAAAAAAGATAGCGCCGAGTGAACAATTGCCAGTTGCAGAACAACCGAAAAAGGTATCCGGTTATTGTAACATTTGCGGCGATCCTGCTTGCCCTAGAGTCAAGGGTGACCCTAAGATAACTTGTATTCATTATGATAGAAATAATAAGGAGGCGGAATAA
- a CDS encoding glycerol dehydratase reactivase beta/small subunit family protein: MTERRDAMLPDQNKPCILIYLAPHPGGEEKLREVQAGMEEEGIPYTVVQSNETNAAALSYEGASKSKLGVGVGIGSEDLCIHYVKLPAQKPLFSLQEAGSPAQWRHFGYNAARLVKGIPFKDRPSKNENYETNRDDLYQIVYRIVQKVLQESAQGHGEVKAWSKTL; the protein is encoded by the coding sequence TTGACAGAGAGGCGTGATGCTATGCTGCCAGATCAAAATAAACCTTGTATTCTCATCTATTTAGCTCCTCACCCAGGCGGTGAAGAGAAGTTACGCGAAGTACAAGCGGGAATGGAAGAAGAAGGAATACCTTATACTGTGGTGCAAAGTAATGAAACAAATGCTGCAGCACTATCTTATGAAGGGGCTTCTAAGTCAAAACTGGGAGTGGGAGTCGGAATTGGATCGGAAGACCTATGCATTCATTATGTCAAGCTGCCTGCCCAAAAACCGCTCTTTTCCTTACAAGAAGCCGGAAGTCCTGCCCAGTGGCGGCATTTTGGCTATAATGCTGCACGTTTAGTAAAAGGAATTCCCTTTAAAGACAGACCGTCAAAAAATGAAAACTATGAAACAAATCGGGATGACTTATACCAGATAGTCTACCGTATCGTCCAAAAGGTTCTTCAAGAAAGTGCACAAGGCCATGGGGAGGTGAAAGCATGGTCCAAAACGCTTTAG